A DNA window from Streptosporangiales bacterium contains the following coding sequences:
- a CDS encoding VOC family protein has protein sequence MATGVQITLDSPDPSRTAEFWAAALGYIVQPPPPGHDSWESWLTSMGIPQSEWNRASACIDPDGTGPRIFIQRVPEPKTAKNRMHLDLKIGRGGQVPLDETKRLIDTEVERLVALGATRLHPVEELGEYCVVMQDPDGNEFCVD, from the coding sequence ATGGCGACCGGAGTGCAGATCACCCTCGACAGTCCCGACCCGAGCCGCACCGCCGAGTTCTGGGCGGCGGCGCTCGGCTACATCGTCCAGCCACCACCGCCGGGTCACGACTCCTGGGAGTCGTGGCTCACGAGCATGGGCATCCCGCAGTCGGAGTGGAATCGCGCCTCCGCGTGCATCGACCCCGACGGCACCGGACCACGCATCTTCATCCAGCGCGTGCCCGAGCCGAAGACGGCGAAGAACCGCATGCACCTCGACCTCAAGATCGGCCGCGGCGGGCAGGTCCCCCTCGACGAGACCAAGCGCCTCATCGACACCGAGGTCGAGCGCCTCGTCGCCCTGGGCGCCACCCGCCTGCACCCGGTCGAGGAGCTCGGCGAGTACTGCGTCGTCATGCAGGACCCCGACGGCAACGAGTTCTGCGTCGACTGA
- a CDS encoding MFS transporter, with protein MTTMLQTSTERADENRMPPATASLRVVTVGMLTLVTLVAFEAMAVATAMPAAARALSAVGSYGLAISAFLAMSLFGTVVSGYWGDRSGPRAPLLTGLAGFTGGLVVSGLAPSFVPFVVGRAIGGFGAGLVAVSIYVLIGKAYPADRRPKIFAWFSAAWVLPAVLGPALAGWLTEAVSWRVIFLGVPPIAIPAALALLPALNSVSGGTGQTWMSMRPWRRIGAGAGVAVAVTVMLWGAENLGTPTGIAATVAGGLALIGTLAILLPSGTVALRRGLPSLVASRGMLTMSFFGADTFIPLMLVTHRGLSPVYAGVALTSGALGWSAGAWLQARVRTDAAHARLLGAGAGVVGLGSVLLAVIVLGLPTWAVAVAWVLAGLGMGAAMSSGSVLLLNLSNPSEQGKNSSYLQLADSFGGVLGVGLAGAIFAAAHAQGPVGSGVYAVIWLALAVAGIGAGLAGRRTARRG; from the coding sequence ATGACCACCATGCTCCAGACCTCCACGGAACGGGCCGACGAGAACCGGATGCCGCCAGCCACAGCGTCCCTGCGCGTCGTCACCGTCGGCATGCTCACCCTCGTCACGCTCGTGGCGTTCGAGGCGATGGCCGTCGCGACGGCGATGCCGGCGGCTGCCAGGGCGCTTTCCGCCGTGGGCTCGTACGGGCTCGCGATCTCGGCGTTCCTCGCGATGAGCCTCTTCGGCACCGTCGTCAGCGGCTACTGGGGCGACCGGTCCGGGCCGCGCGCGCCGCTGCTCACCGGCCTCGCCGGGTTCACCGGGGGGCTCGTCGTGAGCGGTCTGGCGCCGAGCTTCGTGCCGTTCGTCGTCGGCCGTGCCATCGGCGGCTTCGGTGCCGGGCTGGTGGCCGTCTCGATCTACGTGCTCATCGGCAAGGCGTACCCCGCCGACCGGCGGCCGAAGATCTTCGCCTGGTTCTCCGCCGCGTGGGTGCTCCCCGCGGTGCTCGGTCCCGCCCTCGCCGGCTGGCTCACCGAGGCCGTCAGCTGGCGGGTCATCTTCCTCGGTGTGCCGCCCATCGCGATCCCCGCCGCGCTCGCCCTGCTGCCGGCGCTGAACAGCGTCTCCGGCGGTACCGGCCAGACGTGGATGTCGATGCGGCCGTGGCGGCGCATCGGCGCAGGCGCGGGCGTCGCTGTCGCGGTGACCGTCATGCTCTGGGGGGCGGAGAACCTCGGTACGCCCACCGGCATCGCCGCCACCGTTGCCGGCGGTCTCGCGCTGATCGGCACGCTGGCGATCCTGCTGCCGTCCGGCACGGTCGCGCTGCGCCGCGGGCTGCCCTCGCTCGTCGCCTCGCGGGGCATGCTGACGATGAGCTTCTTCGGCGCCGACACGTTCATCCCGCTCATGCTCGTCACGCACCGCGGGCTCTCGCCGGTGTACGCGGGTGTCGCGCTAACGAGCGGCGCGCTCGGCTGGAGCGCGGGCGCGTGGCTGCAGGCGCGGGTGCGGACGGACGCCGCGCACGCCAGGCTCCTCGGTGCCGGCGCGGGAGTCGTCGGGCTCGGGTCGGTCCTGCTGGCGGTCATCGTGCTCGGCCTGCCCACCTGGGCGGTCGCGGTCGCGTGGGTGCTGGCGGGTCTCGGCATGGGAGCCGCGATGTCGAGCGGCTCGGTGCTGCTGCTGAACCTGTCGAACCCCAGCGAGCAGGGCAAGAACTCGTCGTACCTCCAGCTCGCCGACTCGTTCGGGGGCGTGCTGGGAGTCGGACTCGCCGGCGCGATCTTCGCCGCCGCGCACGCGCAGGGTCCGGTCGGTTCCGGCGTCTACGCCGTGATCTGGCTGGCCCTCGCGGTCGCAGGCATCGGCGCGGGGCTCGCGGGTCGGCGCACCGCGCGTCGAGGCTGA
- a CDS encoding SDR family NAD(P)-dependent oxidoreductase — protein sequence MDDWTPARIPDLTGRVAVVTGANSGIGFVTALELARHSARVVAAGRNDERGQAAVAEMRAQVPGARVDWATLDLGDLASVRAFAAAFTGDHRHLDLLVNNAGIALAGHGRLANGFERQFGVNHLGHFALTGLLLPSLLTRPGARVVTVSSDAHERAHLDIDDLQSERNYGRARAYGRSKLANLLFAFELHRRAVATGADLRSVAVHPGATATNIANGNSPLLTAVTWVMARFMRPATAGAVPSLYAAAADDVAGGDYLVPGPKDSTPVQRRAAPQAYDQADAVRLWDVSERLTGVAVAI from the coding sequence ATGGACGACTGGACGCCCGCTCGGATCCCCGACCTCACCGGCCGCGTGGCCGTCGTGACGGGCGCCAACAGCGGCATCGGGTTCGTCACCGCGCTGGAGCTCGCCAGGCACAGTGCCCGGGTCGTCGCCGCCGGACGCAACGACGAGCGCGGACAGGCCGCCGTCGCCGAGATGCGTGCCCAGGTCCCCGGTGCCCGGGTCGACTGGGCGACGCTCGACCTCGGCGACCTCGCGTCGGTACGCGCCTTCGCCGCCGCGTTCACCGGCGACCACCGGCACCTCGACCTGCTGGTGAACAACGCGGGCATCGCGCTCGCCGGTCACGGACGTCTGGCGAACGGCTTCGAGCGGCAGTTCGGCGTCAACCACCTCGGCCACTTCGCCCTGACCGGGCTGCTCCTGCCGTCGCTGCTGACCCGTCCCGGCGCTCGCGTCGTGACGGTGTCGAGCGACGCGCACGAGCGTGCGCACCTCGACATCGACGACCTGCAGAGCGAGCGGAACTACGGCAGGGCACGGGCGTACGGGCGGTCGAAGCTCGCCAACCTGCTCTTCGCGTTCGAGCTGCATCGCCGCGCCGTCGCGACCGGTGCCGACCTGCGCAGCGTCGCCGTGCATCCCGGCGCGACCGCGACCAACATCGCGAACGGGAACTCACCGTTGCTCACGGCGGTCACCTGGGTGATGGCGCGGTTCATGCGTCCGGCGACCGCCGGTGCGGTCCCGTCGCTGTACGCCGCGGCGGCGGACGACGTGGCGGGCGGCGACTACCTCGTGCCGGGACCGAAGGACTCGACACCGGTGCAGCGCCGTGCCGCCCCGCAGGCGTACGACCAGGCCGACGCCGTGCGCCTGTGGGACGTGTCCGAGCGGCTCACCGGCGTCGCGGTCGCGATCTGA
- a CDS encoding pyridine nucleotide-disulfide oxidoreductase — MNAQQGQAAQPEERVYDVVVIGAGPPGENIAQTVVDNGLSAVVVERELVGGECSYYACMPSKALLRPEAALVGAQSVDGSRQAVTGDLDVSAVLSRRDSFASHWKDDGQVDWLTGAGITLVRGHARLTGERTVVVTPSDGAEISLRANHAVVIATGSDAAVPDVPGLKDAKPWTSREATTAQTVPGRLAVIGGGVVACEMTDAFTALGSHVTMIVRGDQLLPSVDGFAGDLVAGAFRQRGSDLRFGATATEVKRLTDGTVRLTLDTGSVLESDELLVATGRTPRTGDIGLDTVGLEDGSWLDVDDTCLVRGTGNWLYAVGDVNKRALLTHMGKYQARACGVAIAARADGRKVGTIPWTRYVATADHNAVPQVVFTHPEVGAVGLSQRQAREAGLKARAIDFRIGDVAGAALHSDDYQGNARIVVDEQRHVIVGATFAGPDVSEMLHAATIAVVGEVPMERLWHAVPAFPTVSEVWLRLLEKYSAS; from the coding sequence GTGAACGCACAGCAGGGGCAGGCCGCGCAGCCGGAGGAGCGCGTCTACGACGTCGTGGTGATCGGTGCCGGCCCGCCCGGTGAGAACATCGCGCAGACCGTCGTCGACAACGGGCTGTCGGCGGTCGTCGTCGAGCGCGAGCTGGTCGGCGGCGAATGCTCGTACTACGCCTGCATGCCGAGCAAGGCGCTGCTGCGCCCGGAGGCCGCCTTGGTCGGCGCGCAGTCGGTCGACGGCTCGCGGCAGGCGGTGACGGGCGACCTCGACGTCTCGGCGGTACTGAGCCGCCGCGACTCGTTCGCCTCGCACTGGAAGGACGATGGGCAGGTCGACTGGCTGACGGGCGCCGGCATCACCCTCGTCCGCGGGCACGCACGCCTCACCGGTGAGCGCACGGTCGTCGTCACGCCGTCCGACGGCGCCGAGATCTCCCTGCGCGCGAACCACGCCGTCGTCATCGCGACCGGCAGCGACGCCGCGGTCCCCGACGTGCCCGGCCTGAAGGACGCCAAGCCGTGGACGAGCCGCGAGGCGACCACCGCGCAGACCGTGCCCGGCCGCCTCGCGGTCATCGGCGGCGGCGTCGTCGCCTGCGAGATGACCGACGCGTTCACCGCACTGGGCTCCCACGTCACCATGATCGTGCGCGGCGACCAGCTGCTGCCGAGCGTCGACGGCTTCGCCGGTGACCTCGTCGCCGGTGCGTTCCGGCAGCGCGGGTCCGACCTGCGGTTCGGCGCGACCGCCACCGAGGTCAAGCGACTCACCGACGGCACCGTCCGACTCACCCTCGACACCGGCTCGGTCCTGGAGTCCGACGAGCTGCTCGTCGCGACCGGACGTACGCCCCGCACCGGCGACATCGGGCTCGACACGGTCGGGCTCGAAGACGGCTCCTGGCTCGACGTCGACGACACCTGCCTCGTCCGCGGCACCGGTAACTGGCTCTACGCGGTCGGCGACGTCAACAAGCGCGCGCTCCTCACGCACATGGGCAAGTACCAGGCCCGCGCGTGCGGCGTGGCCATCGCGGCCCGCGCGGACGGCCGCAAGGTCGGCACGATCCCGTGGACCAGGTACGTCGCGACGGCCGACCACAATGCCGTGCCGCAGGTCGTGTTCACCCACCCCGAGGTCGGCGCGGTGGGCCTCAGCCAACGCCAGGCCAGGGAGGCCGGCCTCAAGGCACGTGCGATCGACTTCCGCATCGGCGACGTCGCGGGCGCGGCCCTGCACTCCGACGACTACCAGGGCAACGCCCGCATCGTGGTCGACGAGCAGCGCCACGTCATCGTCGGCGCGACGTTCGCCGGCCCCGACGTCTCGGAGATGCTGCACGCGGCGACGATCGCCGTCGTCGGCGAGGTGCCGATGGAGCGCCTCTGGCATGCCGTGCCGGCCTTCCCCACCGTCAGCGAGGTGTGGCTCCGCCTCCTGGAGAAGTACTCCGCCAGCTGA
- a CDS encoding DUF2236 domain-containing protein — MWVAGLRALYFQALHPRVIRGFTQNSDYREGTWSRLARTTGYVGNTTYGTVEQAHRAAARVRRIHDRLTAVDPATGERYGIGDPDLLLWVHCCEIDSYLQVVRRAGMRLSHAEADTYVREQRWRAWLVGIDPRDAPADTAALETYFTAVRPSLAGTPEARNVARFIMFPPMNWALQLTVARPGWAGIGALAYALLPGWARDLFGIAPPVSRLATTAALRALRVAALTVPRPLREGPHIRDARRRIEAAGA; from the coding sequence ATGTGGGTCGCCGGCCTGCGCGCCCTGTACTTCCAGGCGCTCCACCCGCGGGTGATCCGCGGGTTCACGCAGAACTCCGACTACCGCGAGGGCACGTGGAGCCGGCTGGCCCGCACGACCGGCTACGTGGGCAACACGACGTACGGAACCGTGGAGCAGGCGCACCGAGCGGCGGCGCGGGTCCGTCGCATCCACGACCGGCTCACCGCGGTCGACCCCGCCACCGGCGAGCGCTACGGCATCGGCGATCCCGACCTCCTGCTGTGGGTGCACTGCTGCGAGATCGACTCCTACCTGCAGGTCGTCCGGAGAGCGGGCATGCGGCTGAGCCACGCGGAGGCCGACACCTACGTCAGGGAGCAGCGCTGGCGCGCGTGGCTGGTCGGCATCGACCCCAGGGACGCACCGGCCGACACCGCCGCGCTCGAGACGTACTTCACCGCGGTACGCCCGTCCCTCGCCGGCACGCCGGAGGCCAGGAACGTGGCACGGTTCATCATGTTCCCGCCGATGAACTGGGCGCTGCAGCTCACCGTCGCGCGGCCCGGCTGGGCCGGCATCGGCGCGTTGGCGTACGCACTCCTGCCGGGGTGGGCACGTGACCTGTTCGGCATCGCGCCCCCGGTGTCACGGCTCGCCACCACCGCGGCCCTGCGCGCGCTGCGCGTGGCGGCGTTGACGGTGCCGCGGCCGCTGCGCGAGGGCCCGCACATCCGCGACGCGCGCCGCCGGATCGAGGCGGCGGGCGCCTGA
- a CDS encoding alpha/beta fold hydrolase: MSTPPFVDLPAGVHRTSILTKRGEFAALRADPPDGSSPVSPALLVPGYSGSKEDFIALLEPIARAGRSVLAVDQRGQYDTPGPATPQAYTTEALGADVRAMIDVLGATAPVHLLGHSFGGLVTRAALLIDSAGVASYTLLGSGPSKVVGLRQRHARLLVDVVSRFGPAVVAPTMQRFESFRPGPKRPAEVLEFVRRRYEVSSPHALVAMARSVLTEPDRVDELARVPIPTLVAFGENDDTWPPALQAEMASRLGAACAVLADAGHSPNADVPTELAEVLVDFWHRAEARGRDAGTAEVFEQAQEVG, translated from the coding sequence ATGAGCACACCGCCGTTCGTCGACCTGCCCGCTGGGGTGCACCGCACCTCGATCCTCACCAAGCGTGGCGAGTTCGCTGCGCTGCGTGCCGATCCACCGGACGGATCGTCCCCGGTCTCCCCCGCCCTGCTCGTGCCCGGCTACTCGGGGAGCAAGGAGGACTTCATCGCCCTGCTCGAGCCGATCGCGCGGGCCGGCCGGTCAGTCCTCGCCGTCGACCAGCGCGGCCAGTACGACACGCCGGGTCCGGCGACGCCGCAGGCGTACACGACCGAGGCGCTCGGCGCCGACGTTCGCGCGATGATCGACGTGCTCGGCGCCACCGCACCCGTCCACCTGCTCGGCCACTCGTTCGGCGGTCTGGTCACGCGCGCCGCGCTGCTCATCGACTCCGCGGGCGTGGCCTCGTACACCCTGCTCGGCTCGGGGCCTAGCAAGGTCGTCGGCCTCCGGCAGCGCCACGCGCGGCTGCTCGTCGACGTGGTCTCGCGCTTCGGGCCCGCCGTGGTGGCGCCGACGATGCAGCGCTTCGAGTCGTTCCGGCCGGGTCCCAAGCGGCCGGCCGAGGTCCTCGAGTTCGTCCGCCGGCGCTACGAGGTGTCGTCGCCGCACGCGCTGGTGGCGATGGCCAGATCGGTGCTGACCGAGCCCGACCGGGTCGACGAGCTCGCCCGGGTGCCGATCCCGACGCTGGTCGCGTTCGGCGAGAACGACGACACCTGGCCGCCGGCGCTGCAGGCCGAGATGGCGAGCCGGCTCGGCGCGGCGTGCGCCGTGCTCGCCGACGCCGGCCACTCTCCCAACGCCGACGTCCCGACCGAGCTGGCAGAAGTGCTGGTCGACTTCTGGCACAGGGCAGAAGCGCGGGGCCGTGACGCCGGTACGGCCGAGGTGTTCGAGCAGGCACAGGAGGTCGGGTGA
- a CDS encoding DEAD/DEAH box helicase: MSRRRKVTTIKTFRDLGTEADTADALAAVGIVAPFPVQEMTIPLALAGNDVIAQAPTGTGKTLAYAVPVLQRITVPGPGLPEALVVVPTRELALQVAGDLETASGDRGVRILMVYGGRSYDPQIEGLKAGVEIVVGTPGRLLDLANRRVLDLSAVRALVLDEADRMLDLGFLPDVERIISLTPESRQTLLFSATMPGEVVGLSRRYLRQATQVHVEHQQGATGLEEAQVPEIRQLVYRTHQLDKGEVLARILQSKDRGRTMVFCRTRVAADMVGGDLVARGFKAAAVHGDLGQGDRERAMRDFRSNTIEVLVATDVAARGLDVDSVTHIVNYDCPEDEKAYLHRVGRSARAGATGTAITFLDWADLPRWKSIDTLLGLELGEPPETYSTSPHLYSDLDIPDDAVSVFPGNPGPEAARAARRAERDASGRSGRPGRRDGARGRPRPRDGDVDREERKPRRSRERTRTRSGKPTDANAPAPAPTEASAGRDGDRSGGEQQPTDGDAPRRRRRPSRRSNGQDTSGNVEG, translated from the coding sequence ATGTCACGCCGAAGAAAGGTGACAACCATCAAGACCTTCCGCGATCTCGGGACCGAGGCCGACACGGCCGACGCGCTTGCCGCCGTCGGCATCGTCGCGCCCTTCCCGGTCCAGGAGATGACGATCCCCCTCGCGCTCGCGGGCAACGACGTCATCGCCCAGGCACCGACGGGCACGGGCAAGACGCTCGCGTACGCCGTGCCCGTTCTCCAGCGCATCACCGTCCCCGGCCCCGGCCTCCCCGAGGCCCTCGTCGTGGTCCCGACCCGCGAGCTCGCCCTGCAGGTCGCGGGCGACCTCGAGACGGCGTCCGGCGACCGCGGGGTCCGCATCCTCATGGTCTACGGCGGGCGCTCGTACGACCCGCAGATCGAGGGGCTCAAGGCCGGCGTCGAGATCGTCGTCGGCACGCCCGGCCGGCTGCTCGACCTCGCCAACCGACGCGTCCTCGACCTCTCCGCGGTCCGCGCCCTCGTCCTCGACGAGGCCGACCGGATGCTCGACCTCGGGTTCCTCCCCGACGTGGAGCGGATCATCTCGCTCACCCCGGAGAGCCGGCAGACCCTGCTCTTCTCCGCGACGATGCCCGGCGAGGTCGTCGGCCTGTCCCGCCGCTACCTGCGGCAGGCCACGCAGGTGCATGTCGAGCACCAGCAGGGCGCCACCGGCCTCGAAGAGGCCCAGGTACCGGAGATCCGCCAGCTCGTCTACCGCACCCACCAGCTCGACAAGGGCGAGGTGCTCGCGCGCATCCTGCAGTCGAAGGACCGCGGCCGCACGATGGTGTTCTGCCGCACCAGGGTCGCCGCCGACATGGTGGGCGGCGACCTCGTGGCGCGCGGTTTCAAGGCGGCCGCCGTCCACGGCGACCTCGGACAGGGCGACCGCGAGCGCGCGATGCGCGACTTCAGGTCCAACACGATCGAGGTGCTCGTGGCCACCGACGTCGCCGCCCGTGGGCTCGACGTCGACAGCGTCACGCACATCGTCAACTACGACTGCCCCGAGGACGAGAAGGCGTACCTGCACCGGGTCGGGCGCAGCGCCCGCGCCGGCGCGACCGGCACGGCGATCACGTTCCTCGACTGGGCCGACCTCCCCCGGTGGAAGTCGATCGACACGCTGCTCGGCCTCGAGCTCGGCGAGCCGCCGGAGACCTACTCGACGTCGCCGCACCTCTACAGCGACCTCGACATCCCCGACGACGCGGTCAGCGTGTTCCCCGGCAACCCGGGCCCCGAGGCGGCGAGGGCGGCCAGGCGCGCGGAGCGCGACGCCAGCGGACGCTCCGGGCGGCCAGGACGCCGCGACGGCGCGCGCGGACGCCCGCGTCCGCGCGACGGCGACGTCGACCGCGAGGAGCGCAAGCCGCGGCGCTCCCGGGAGCGGACGCGCACCCGCAGCGGTAAGCCGACCGACGCGAACGCGCCGGCGCCGGCGCCGACCGAGGCGTCCGCGGGCCGTGACGGCGACCGCTCCGGCGGCGAGCAGCAGCCGACCGACGGCGACGCACCGCGGCGACGCCGCCGGCCGTCGCGACGCTCCAACGGGCAGGACACCTCGGGTAACGTCGAGGGGTAG